A region of Streptomyces deccanensis DNA encodes the following proteins:
- a CDS encoding TraR/DksA family transcriptional regulator: MGDASRQDPDAPGPPISSDARARLVAARAETLARAAALSRDFDGIVAANALIAVDDEHDPEGGTTAFERAHVAALMAQAREDLKELDRALERLDRGQYGRCEGCGMTIPPERLEIRPATTTCVRCAESDARRPPRTGHPLRRPPHNP; the protein is encoded by the coding sequence ATGGGTGATGCATCCCGTCAGGACCCCGACGCCCCCGGTCCGCCCATCTCCTCGGACGCCCGCGCGCGCCTCGTAGCCGCCCGCGCCGAGACGCTCGCCCGGGCTGCCGCGCTGAGCCGCGACTTCGACGGGATCGTCGCGGCGAATGCCCTGATCGCTGTCGACGACGAGCACGACCCCGAAGGAGGCACCACGGCTTTCGAGCGTGCCCACGTGGCCGCCCTCATGGCGCAAGCACGCGAGGACCTGAAGGAGCTGGACCGGGCGCTGGAACGACTCGACCGAGGACAGTACGGACGCTGCGAAGGCTGCGGCATGACGATCCCGCCCGAGCGTCTGGAGATCCGTCCGGCGACGACCACGTGTGTCCGCTGCGCCGAATCCGACGCACGCCGGCCGCCGCGCACCGGCCACCCGCTACGGCGTCCGCCGCACAACCCATGA